A single window of Mycobacterium sp. ITM-2016-00318 DNA harbors:
- a CDS encoding ferredoxin has protein sequence MKVHADREVCIQAGNCVMVADSLFDQDDDGIVVVLADEIPSGEEDKAREAVKLCPSQALTIAQE, from the coding sequence GTGAAGGTGCACGCCGATCGCGAAGTCTGCATCCAGGCGGGTAACTGCGTGATGGTCGCCGACAGCCTCTTCGACCAGGATGACGACGGCATCGTGGTGGTGCTCGCCGACGAAATCCCCAGTGGCGAGGAGGACAAGGCGCGCGAGGCGGTCAAGCTCTGCCCGTCCCAAGCGCTGACGATCGCACAGGAGTGA
- a CDS encoding peptidase M50 codes for MSTTDVAVLLFGGRRPPRPLAGLHARKADGRDDIDAAAACASRLIVVGSNADVASVLTRLLRTDRLDVEVGRATGWWTARRVRRGRAQRVPLIRDDTGHVIVGAAEWRGADGEPLRGEAVVDDTQLFDGEVAGVRIEPTQAMPGLRACVVRPGVRQWSAGRAAQLGTPGAVVVRDEREAQEIVRRSTFYRHTQGWLLVR; via the coding sequence TTGAGCACGACTGATGTCGCGGTGTTGCTGTTCGGCGGCCGACGCCCGCCTCGGCCACTGGCCGGTCTTCACGCACGAAAGGCCGACGGACGAGACGACATCGACGCCGCGGCGGCCTGCGCCAGCCGGCTGATCGTCGTCGGTTCCAACGCGGATGTGGCGTCGGTGCTGACCCGGCTGCTGCGGACCGACCGGCTCGACGTCGAAGTCGGCCGCGCCACCGGATGGTGGACGGCACGGCGGGTGAGACGCGGTAGGGCGCAGCGGGTGCCGTTGATCCGGGACGACACCGGCCACGTCATCGTCGGCGCGGCGGAATGGCGCGGTGCCGACGGTGAACCGCTGCGCGGCGAGGCCGTCGTCGACGACACCCAGCTGTTCGACGGCGAGGTCGCAGGTGTCCGCATCGAACCGACACAGGCCATGCCAGGGCTTCGCGCGTGCGTTGTTCGCCCAGGCGTGCGGCAGTGGTCGGCAGGACGGGCCGCTCAGCTCGGCACGCCGGGCGCGGTGGTGGTCCGCGACGAGCGGGAGGCGCAAGAAATCGTTCGCCGATCTACGTTTTATCGCCACACACAGGGTTGGCTGCTGGTGAGATAG
- a CDS encoding cation diffusion facilitator family transporter, which translates to MGADHDHGGADTRVSRMLIAAGILSVFFVIELTTALLINSIALLADAGHMLTDLVAMFMGLTAVLVARHGSASAKRTYGWHRAEVFTAVANAVLLLFVAGFILYEAVDRFGDAPDIPGVPMIVVALAGLIANAIVVLLLRSHSEGSLAVKGAYMEVVADTVGSIGVLIAGIVTVTTRWPYADVVVAVLVALWVLPRAISLARAALRILSESSPSHIDVEELRKALCALDGVTEVHDLHVWTLVPGKDMATAHLTSTADSAKVLDEAKAVLAARGLEHATVQIETPDAAGDCNCEASW; encoded by the coding sequence ATGGGTGCGGACCATGATCACGGGGGCGCCGACACCCGCGTCAGCCGGATGCTCATCGCCGCGGGCATCCTGTCGGTCTTCTTCGTCATCGAGCTCACCACCGCGCTGCTGATCAACTCGATCGCGCTGCTGGCCGACGCGGGCCACATGCTCACCGATCTGGTCGCCATGTTCATGGGCCTGACCGCGGTGCTGGTGGCCCGGCACGGCAGCGCGTCGGCCAAAAGGACCTACGGCTGGCACCGCGCCGAGGTGTTCACCGCCGTCGCCAATGCCGTGCTGCTGCTGTTCGTGGCGGGTTTCATCCTCTACGAGGCGGTCGACCGGTTCGGCGATGCACCCGACATCCCCGGTGTGCCGATGATCGTCGTCGCGCTCGCGGGGCTGATCGCCAACGCCATCGTGGTGCTGTTGTTGCGCTCGCACTCCGAGGGCAGCCTCGCCGTCAAGGGCGCCTACATGGAGGTCGTCGCCGACACCGTCGGCAGCATCGGCGTGCTGATCGCGGGCATCGTGACCGTTACCACGCGCTGGCCGTACGCCGACGTCGTCGTCGCCGTCCTGGTCGCGCTCTGGGTGCTGCCGCGCGCCATTTCGCTCGCGCGGGCGGCGCTGCGCATCCTGTCCGAGTCGTCACCGAGCCACATCGACGTCGAGGAGCTTCGCAAGGCGCTCTGCGCGCTCGACGGCGTGACCGAGGTGCACGACCTCCACGTATGGACACTGGTGCCCGGCAAGGACATGGCCACCGCGCACCTGACGTCCACCGCCGACTCGGCGAAGGTGCTCGACGAGGCCAAGGCCGTACTCGCCGCCCGCGGCCTCGAACACGCCACCGTTCAGATCGAGACTCCCGACGCCGCGGGCGACTGCAACTGCGAGGCGAGCTGGTGA
- a CDS encoding MMPL family transporter gives MTGRFSWLLALAVLIVSGALLGLIGSDDSSQQSPVPVPTGAESTRANDLRAQLPGGDTVPAILVFSRTDAGPLSPADLGAIRQQPVVAADDGKAAVATVPLDAGLSGFALGDAVKDLRATAGDGLPDGMKVEVTGGPAFGADIADSFSGANITLLAVTAVVVALLLIVTYRSPVLWLVPLAVIGFADRVAAVVGSAVAQGFGMTPDGSTSGITSVLVFGAGTNYALLLISRYREELGRNENHREALKVAVRRAGPAILASNATVVLALLTLVLASSPSTRSLGVQAGAGLVVAAVFVLLVLPPALALFGRRLFWPFVPRVGAQALTDSGVWHRIADAVARRPARVTAVAIAALLLLCLGITTTPVGLSQTEQFRVQAESVSGFETLAAHFPSGLTDPTRVIASTDKTQKVEAAITSTPGVVSADPAGASSDGISQWSVVLSAEPASDDAFKTIDALRVSVHAADPDALVGGSDAAARDASAAAARDRLVIIPAILVVVLVVLYVLLRSALAPLILVAVTVLSALAALGLGGWASVHIFGFPALDNTAPLFAFLFLVALGVDYTIFLVTRAREETPGHGTRQGIIRAVSATGAVITSAGIVLAAVFCVLGVLPLIVLTQIGIIVGLGILLDTFLVRTVIIPAVFTLIGPRIWWPALRDADYGSSGGKSHGRHRAGATARSDPR, from the coding sequence ATGACCGGGCGTTTCTCGTGGCTGTTGGCACTGGCCGTGCTCATCGTTTCCGGAGCGCTGCTCGGATTGATCGGCAGCGACGACTCCAGCCAGCAGTCGCCGGTACCCGTACCGACCGGCGCGGAGTCGACGCGTGCGAACGACCTGCGGGCACAGTTGCCGGGCGGTGACACGGTGCCCGCCATCCTCGTCTTCAGCCGCACCGACGCAGGCCCCCTGTCCCCCGCGGATCTCGGCGCGATCAGACAACAGCCCGTGGTGGCGGCCGACGACGGCAAGGCAGCGGTGGCGACCGTGCCGTTGGACGCCGGATTGTCCGGCTTCGCGCTGGGCGACGCGGTGAAGGACCTGCGCGCGACGGCGGGCGACGGTCTGCCAGACGGAATGAAGGTCGAGGTCACCGGCGGCCCCGCCTTCGGCGCCGACATCGCCGACTCGTTCTCCGGTGCCAACATCACACTGCTTGCGGTGACCGCGGTCGTGGTGGCGCTGCTGCTGATCGTCACCTACCGCTCGCCGGTGCTGTGGCTCGTGCCGCTCGCGGTGATCGGCTTCGCCGATCGCGTCGCCGCCGTCGTCGGCAGCGCAGTCGCCCAGGGGTTCGGGATGACACCGGACGGCTCCACCTCCGGCATCACCAGCGTGCTGGTGTTCGGGGCGGGTACGAACTATGCCCTGCTGTTGATCTCGCGGTACCGGGAAGAGCTGGGCCGCAACGAAAATCACCGCGAGGCACTCAAGGTGGCTGTGCGCCGGGCCGGCCCCGCGATCCTGGCGAGCAATGCCACCGTGGTGCTCGCGCTGTTGACCCTGGTGCTCGCCTCGTCGCCGAGCACCCGAAGCCTCGGCGTGCAGGCCGGGGCGGGCCTGGTCGTGGCCGCGGTGTTCGTGCTGCTTGTCCTGCCGCCCGCGCTCGCGTTGTTCGGCAGGCGGCTCTTCTGGCCGTTCGTCCCGCGGGTCGGCGCCCAAGCTCTCACCGACAGCGGTGTCTGGCACCGGATCGCCGACGCGGTGGCGCGCAGACCCGCCCGGGTCACCGCGGTGGCGATCGCTGCACTGCTGCTGCTCTGCCTCGGAATCACCACCACACCGGTCGGCCTCTCACAGACCGAGCAGTTCCGCGTCCAGGCCGAATCGGTGAGCGGATTCGAGACGCTCGCCGCCCACTTCCCCAGCGGCCTTACCGATCCGACCCGCGTCATCGCCTCGACGGACAAGACCCAGAAGGTGGAGGCGGCGATCACCTCGACACCCGGGGTGGTGTCGGCTGATCCGGCAGGCGCATCATCGGACGGCATCAGCCAATGGTCGGTGGTGCTGAGCGCTGAACCCGCATCCGACGACGCGTTCAAAACAATTGATGCACTCCGGGTTTCGGTTCACGCCGCTGATCCCGACGCGCTGGTCGGTGGATCAGACGCTGCGGCGCGCGACGCGAGCGCGGCGGCTGCCAGGGACAGGCTTGTCATCATCCCGGCCATCCTCGTCGTGGTGCTGGTCGTGCTCTACGTGTTGCTTCGGTCGGCACTCGCCCCGCTGATCCTCGTCGCCGTCACGGTGCTGAGCGCACTTGCCGCGCTCGGACTCGGCGGCTGGGCGAGCGTGCACATCTTCGGCTTCCCCGCACTCGACAACACCGCGCCGCTGTTCGCGTTCCTGTTCCTGGTCGCGCTCGGCGTCGACTACACGATCTTCCTCGTCACCCGCGCCCGTGAGGAGACACCCGGACACGGGACCCGACAGGGCATCATCCGGGCGGTGTCGGCGACGGGCGCGGTCATCACCAGCGCCGGCATCGTGCTGGCCGCGGTGTTCTGCGTGCTCGGCGTGCTGCCGCTGATCGTGCTCACCCAGATCGGCATCATCGTCGGCCTTGGCATCCTGTTGGACACGTTCCTGGTGCGCACCGTGATCATCCCCGCGGTGTTCACACTGATCGGGCCGCGGATCTGGTGGCCCGCCCTCCGCGACGCGGACTACGGTTCGAGCGGTGGAAAGTCACATGGTCGACACCGCGCTGGGGCAACTGCGCGTTCAGACCCGCGGTAG
- a CDS encoding MarR family winged helix-turn-helix transcriptional regulator has product MANADRIELEALIATDMRALTAESDEIGRHFAGRHDVTANDFRALLHVMVAETAGAPLTAGELRSRMGVSGAAITYLVERMIASGHFLRESDPSDRRKVILRVADVGRTVARDFFTPLAEHNQRAMAELPDTDLAAAHRTFTAVITAMRAFRAQLDEP; this is encoded by the coding sequence GTGGCTAATGCCGACCGTATCGAGCTGGAGGCGCTGATCGCGACAGATATGCGGGCGTTGACAGCCGAGTCCGATGAGATCGGCAGGCACTTCGCCGGCCGGCATGACGTCACCGCCAACGACTTTCGTGCGCTGCTGCATGTCATGGTCGCCGAAACCGCCGGAGCGCCGCTCACCGCGGGCGAGCTGCGAAGCCGAATGGGGGTGTCGGGTGCGGCCATCACCTACCTGGTCGAGCGGATGATCGCCTCAGGCCACTTCCTGCGGGAGTCGGATCCCTCCGACCGCCGCAAGGTGATCCTCCGCGTCGCCGACGTCGGGCGGACCGTCGCCCGCGACTTCTTCACCCCGCTGGCCGAACACAATCAGCGGGCAATGGCGGAACTGCCGGACACGGACCTCGCCGCGGCCCACCGAACCTTCACCGCGGTCATCACCGCGATGCGGGCATTTCGCGCGCAGCTCGACGAGCCGTGA
- a CDS encoding SDR family NAD(P)-dependent oxidoreductase — protein sequence MRIIVTGGNSGVGRETATALAAAGHRVLIAARDVEKSERAAADIAGDIEVAHLDLADLTSVRKFADSVDAVDVLVNNAGVLGLPLSRTADGFETHMGTNYLGHFALTCLLGDRITDRVVSVTSMNHMFAKLHLDDLNWHTRPYSKWSAYGQSKLAVMLFTYELARKGVRAIVVDPGGADTNIVRYSGGYLAWSSKQALFKDLPQSAKTASRSSVMGVTADLPAGTYLCPVFKQFGKPRVTKPLKKARDAQTARQLWKLSAELTECDWPT from the coding sequence GTGCGAATCATCGTTACCGGAGGCAACAGCGGTGTCGGCAGGGAGACGGCGACGGCATTGGCCGCAGCGGGCCACAGAGTGTTGATCGCGGCGCGCGACGTCGAGAAGTCCGAGCGGGCCGCAGCGGACATCGCCGGCGACATCGAGGTCGCCCATCTCGATCTGGCCGACCTGACCAGCGTGCGCAAATTCGCCGACTCGGTGGACGCCGTCGACGTGCTGGTGAACAACGCAGGCGTGCTCGGCCTTCCGCTGTCGCGGACGGCCGACGGCTTCGAGACCCACATGGGGACGAACTATCTCGGCCACTTCGCGCTGACCTGCCTGCTCGGCGACCGGATCACCGACCGCGTCGTCTCCGTCACGAGCATGAACCACATGTTCGCCAAGTTGCATCTCGACGATTTGAACTGGCACACCCGTCCGTACTCCAAGTGGTCGGCCTACGGCCAGTCCAAGCTTGCGGTGATGCTGTTCACCTATGAACTGGCCAGGAAGGGCGTGCGTGCGATCGTCGTCGATCCCGGCGGCGCCGACACCAACATCGTGCGCTACAGCGGCGGCTACCTGGCCTGGTCATCGAAGCAGGCCCTCTTCAAGGACTTGCCGCAGAGCGCCAAGACCGCGTCGCGCTCCAGCGTCATGGGTGTGACGGCGGACCTGCCGGCCGGGACGTATCTCTGCCCGGTGTTCAAGCAGTTCGGCAAGCCGCGGGTGACCAAGCCGCTGAAGAAGGCGCGCGACGCACAGACCGCACGGCAGCTGTGGAAGCTGTCGGCCGAGCTGACCGAATGCGACTGGCCCACCTGA
- a CDS encoding alpha/beta fold hydrolase produces MVDTALGQLRVQTRGSGEAMMFWPSLLMTGDMWAAAAEHFADRCRVILVDPPGHGRSQKLTAMFDFADCARSIVDILDALGEPRTHFVGNSWGGMIGGTFAALHPDRISHAVLMNCTASAAGTRQKLEYGLLLRMATLLGGIRPPLTRSVLKAFLGPTTFATRHEVVEFVRDTVADVDIESASFAVRSVVPARPDQRSLFANISTPVLVVAGAEDATFPVPETLAMAEAIPDSAVAVLDGVAHLAGLENPPLVNKLIDDFVFRE; encoded by the coding sequence ATGGTCGACACCGCGCTGGGGCAACTGCGCGTTCAGACCCGCGGTAGCGGCGAGGCCATGATGTTCTGGCCCAGCCTCCTGATGACCGGTGATATGTGGGCGGCGGCGGCCGAACACTTCGCCGACCGCTGCCGCGTGATCCTGGTCGACCCGCCGGGTCACGGCCGGAGCCAGAAGCTGACCGCGATGTTCGATTTCGCCGACTGCGCACGTTCCATCGTCGACATCCTCGATGCGCTCGGCGAGCCGCGGACGCACTTCGTCGGCAACTCGTGGGGAGGCATGATCGGCGGCACGTTCGCCGCGCTTCACCCCGACAGGATCTCCCATGCCGTGCTGATGAACTGCACCGCGTCGGCCGCTGGCACACGGCAGAAGCTCGAGTACGGGTTGCTGCTGCGGATGGCCACACTGCTCGGCGGCATCCGGCCGCCGCTGACCCGCTCCGTGCTCAAGGCGTTCCTCGGCCCGACCACCTTCGCCACCCGCCACGAGGTCGTCGAATTCGTCCGCGACACCGTGGCCGACGTCGACATCGAGTCCGCATCCTTTGCGGTGCGCAGCGTGGTGCCGGCTCGGCCCGATCAGCGTTCGCTCTTCGCGAACATCTCGACGCCGGTACTGGTCGTCGCGGGCGCCGAGGACGCCACCTTCCCGGTGCCGGAAACCCTCGCAATGGCCGAGGCGATACCGGATTCCGCGGTCGCGGTGCTCGACGGTGTCGCCCATCTCGCCGGGCTGGAGAACCCGCCGCTGGTGAACAAGCTGATCGATGACTTCGTGTTCCGCGAGTAG
- a CDS encoding PaaI family thioesterase, producing the protein MTDPRLEDPDYDKHGGFPNFEAAQPGPGFGRFLAAMRRTQDLAVSADPDTDSWNEAADLAEKLVKLLDPFEAPEGVGPANRVPALPGSGSLLMPPYAVTKFESDGVELTVQFSRFHVGGNYAVHGGVLPLMFDSMFGMVIHASGRPISRTGFLHVDYRKVTPIDTPLTMRGWVRDTEGRKAFVNAELRDPDDNLLAEANGLMIRLLAGQP; encoded by the coding sequence GTGACCGATCCGCGACTGGAAGATCCCGACTACGACAAGCACGGCGGATTCCCGAACTTCGAAGCGGCGCAACCGGGTCCGGGTTTCGGCCGATTCCTCGCGGCGATGCGGCGGACGCAGGACCTCGCAGTGTCGGCCGACCCCGACACCGACAGCTGGAACGAGGCTGCCGACCTCGCGGAGAAACTGGTGAAGCTGCTCGATCCGTTCGAGGCGCCCGAGGGCGTCGGCCCCGCCAACAGGGTGCCGGCCCTTCCGGGTTCGGGCAGCCTGCTGATGCCGCCGTATGCGGTGACGAAGTTCGAATCCGACGGCGTGGAGCTGACCGTGCAGTTCAGCCGGTTTCACGTAGGCGGCAATTACGCGGTACACGGTGGTGTTTTGCCGTTAATGTTCGACTCCATGTTCGGCATGGTGATTCACGCCTCCGGACGGCCGATCAGCCGGACCGGTTTCCTTCATGTCGATTACCGGAAGGTGACGCCGATCGATACCCCGTTGACGATGCGCGGCTGGGTGCGGGACACCGAGGGCCGCAAGGCGTTCGTCAACGCCGAACTGCGTGACCCCGACGACAACCTGCTGGCCGAGGCCAATGGGCTGATGATCCGCCTGCTGGCGGGTCAGCCGTGA
- a CDS encoding DUF3151 domain-containing protein → MTRMGDLLGPDPVRLPGDSAAEAELEAEEKPAIVAAAHPTASVAWAALAEDALADEKVITAYAYARTGYHRGLDQLRRNGWKGFGPVPYSHAPNRGFLRCVAVLAKAADAIGESDEYARCLDLLDDCDPAARGELGLT, encoded by the coding sequence ATGACGCGGATGGGTGATCTTCTGGGACCGGATCCGGTCCGTCTTCCCGGTGACAGTGCGGCCGAGGCGGAACTCGAAGCCGAGGAGAAACCGGCGATCGTGGCCGCCGCCCACCCTACGGCTTCGGTGGCGTGGGCGGCGCTGGCCGAGGATGCGCTGGCCGACGAAAAGGTCATCACGGCGTACGCCTACGCGCGCACCGGCTATCACCGCGGGCTTGACCAGTTGCGCCGCAATGGCTGGAAGGGGTTCGGGCCGGTGCCGTATTCGCACGCACCCAACCGCGGCTTCCTGCGGTGCGTGGCGGTGCTCGCGAAGGCCGCGGACGCGATCGGGGAGTCCGACGAGTACGCGCGCTGCCTCGACCTGCTCGACGACTGCGATCCCGCGGCGCGCGGCGAACTCGGCCTCACCTAG
- a CDS encoding adenylosuccinate synthase, which translates to MPAIVLIGAQWGDEGKGKATDLLGGRVQWVVRYQGGNNAGHTVVLPTGENFALHLIPSGILTPGVTNVIGNGVVVDPGVLLDELKGLEDRGVDTERLLISADAHLLMPYHVAMDKVVERYAGSKKIGTTGRGIGPCYQDKIARIGIRVADVLDEAALAQKIEAALEFKNQVLVKIYNRKALVPEEVTDSLLTQTEGFRHRIADARRLLNVALDNGETVLLEGSQGTLLDVDHGTYPFVTSSNPTAGGAAVGSGIGPTRITTVLGILKAYTTRVGSGPFPTELFDEMGEYLSKTGGEFGVTTGRRRRCGWFDSVIARYATRVNGITDYFLTKLDVLSSLETVPICVGYTVNGKRTDDMPMTQSDIGIAEPIYEEMPGWWEDISTAREFDDLPAKARDYVLRLEELAGAHISCIGVGPGRDQTIVRRDILAPS; encoded by the coding sequence ATGCCGGCAATCGTGCTCATCGGCGCTCAGTGGGGCGACGAGGGCAAGGGGAAGGCCACCGATCTGCTCGGTGGTCGCGTCCAGTGGGTCGTGCGATACCAGGGCGGCAACAACGCCGGCCATACCGTCGTCCTTCCGACGGGCGAGAACTTCGCGCTGCATCTCATTCCGTCGGGCATCCTCACGCCCGGCGTCACCAATGTGATCGGCAACGGCGTGGTCGTCGACCCCGGCGTGCTGCTCGACGAGCTCAAAGGGCTCGAGGACCGCGGCGTCGACACCGAACGCCTGCTGATCTCCGCCGACGCCCACCTGCTGATGCCGTATCACGTCGCCATGGACAAAGTGGTCGAGCGGTATGCGGGCAGCAAGAAGATCGGCACCACCGGCCGCGGCATCGGGCCCTGTTACCAGGACAAGATCGCCCGCATCGGGATCCGGGTCGCCGATGTGCTCGACGAGGCCGCGTTGGCCCAGAAGATCGAAGCGGCACTGGAATTCAAGAACCAGGTGCTGGTCAAGATCTACAACCGCAAGGCGCTGGTACCCGAAGAGGTGACCGACAGCCTGCTGACGCAGACCGAGGGTTTCCGGCATCGCATCGCCGACGCCCGCAGGCTGCTCAACGTCGCACTCGACAACGGCGAGACTGTGCTGCTCGAAGGATCGCAGGGCACGCTGCTCGACGTGGATCACGGCACGTATCCGTTCGTCACATCGTCGAATCCGACCGCGGGCGGCGCGGCCGTCGGGTCGGGCATCGGGCCGACGCGCATCACCACGGTGCTGGGCATTCTGAAGGCGTACACCACGAGGGTCGGTTCTGGTCCTTTCCCCACCGAGTTGTTCGACGAGATGGGCGAGTACCTGTCCAAGACGGGCGGCGAGTTCGGCGTGACCACCGGCAGGCGACGCCGCTGCGGTTGGTTCGACTCGGTGATCGCACGCTACGCCACCAGGGTCAACGGCATCACCGATTACTTCCTGACCAAGCTCGACGTGTTGTCCAGCCTGGAGACCGTGCCGATCTGCGTCGGGTACACGGTGAACGGCAAGCGCACCGACGACATGCCGATGACGCAGAGCGATATCGGCATCGCCGAACCGATCTACGAAGAGATGCCCGGTTGGTGGGAGGACATCTCCACGGCGCGCGAGTTCGACGACCTGCCCGCGAAGGCCCGCGATTACGTGTTGAGGCTGGAAGAGCTTGCCGGCGCCCATATCTCGTGCATCGGTGTCGGACCCGGGCGTGACCAGACGATCGTGCGTCGCGACATCTTGGCGCCCTCGTGA
- a CDS encoding cytochrome P450 — protein sequence MTEAPELPPLHMRRDSFSPTPELGAIRKTEGVREFINAFGMQSFLITRHEDIKAVLSDHERFSNERPVGFAIQGVPQPSEEEAASNRAGNLLGLDPPEHSRLRRMLTPEFTIRRMKRLEPRIVEIVDAQLDAMAKAGPPVDLVENFALPIPSLVICELLGVPYDDRGDFQRRSARQLDFSIPIPERLELQREARAYMTTLVARARRQPGEDILGMLVREHGDELTDGELVGVAGLLLLAGHETTSNMLGLGTLALLRHPEQLAAVRDDPDAIGPAIEELLRWLSIVQTAIPRITTTDVEIAGVTIPAGKLVFPSMPSGNRDGDFIDSPEVLDISRGAPGHLAFGHGVHHCLGAPLARMEMRIAFPALLRRFPNLALAEDFSDVAFRSWNFIYGLKSLEVGW from the coding sequence ATGACCGAAGCCCCTGAGCTGCCGCCGCTGCACATGCGGCGCGATTCGTTCAGTCCGACGCCGGAACTCGGCGCGATCCGCAAGACGGAGGGCGTGCGCGAGTTCATCAACGCCTTCGGAATGCAGTCCTTCCTGATCACCCGGCACGAGGACATCAAAGCCGTTCTCTCCGACCACGAGCGGTTCTCCAACGAGCGTCCGGTCGGCTTCGCGATACAGGGTGTCCCACAGCCCTCCGAAGAAGAAGCAGCGTCGAACCGCGCTGGCAATCTGCTCGGCCTCGACCCGCCGGAGCATTCGCGGCTGAGGCGCATGCTGACGCCCGAGTTCACCATCAGGCGGATGAAGCGCCTCGAACCGCGCATCGTCGAGATCGTCGACGCGCAGCTGGACGCGATGGCGAAAGCCGGTCCACCGGTCGACCTTGTGGAGAACTTCGCGCTGCCCATTCCCTCGCTGGTGATCTGCGAACTTCTCGGGGTGCCGTACGACGACCGAGGCGACTTCCAGCGGCGCAGCGCACGACAACTGGATTTCTCCATCCCGATCCCCGAGCGCCTGGAACTCCAACGGGAGGCACGCGCCTACATGACGACGCTGGTCGCGCGGGCGCGGCGACAGCCCGGCGAGGACATCCTCGGCATGCTGGTGCGCGAGCACGGCGACGAGCTCACCGACGGTGAGCTGGTCGGTGTCGCGGGACTGCTGTTGCTCGCGGGCCACGAGACCACGTCGAACATGCTGGGACTCGGCACGCTGGCGCTGCTGCGCCACCCCGAGCAGCTGGCCGCCGTGCGCGACGATCCCGACGCCATCGGCCCCGCGATCGAGGAACTGCTGCGCTGGCTGTCCATCGTGCAGACCGCGATCCCGCGCATCACGACGACCGATGTGGAGATCGCGGGCGTGACGATCCCTGCAGGCAAGCTGGTCTTCCCGTCGATGCCGTCGGGTAACCGCGACGGCGACTTCATCGACTCGCCGGAAGTGCTCGACATCTCCCGCGGCGCGCCGGGCCATCTGGCTTTCGGGCACGGGGTGCACCACTGCCTCGGCGCACCGCTGGCGCGGATGGAGATGCGCATCGCATTCCCCGCACTGCTGCGGCGGTTCCCGAATCTAGCTCTCGCCGAGGACTTTTCCGATGTAGCGTTCCGCAGCTGGAACTTCATCTACGGCTTGAAGTCATTGGAGGTGGGCTGGTGA
- a CDS encoding site-2 protease family protein codes for MNVPVVAGSVRPSPIFLAIVAITAAGGVVAWQAADSIEPLAYVGVFVLVIAGWVVSLCLHEFAHAFTAWRFGDHGVAMRGYLTLNPMKYTHPVLSLLLPIIFIALGGIGVPGGAVYVRTDFMTKWQKTIVSLAGPFTNIVFAVILLAATALFYDPDHMVFWAGMAFSGFLQVTAVVLNLLPVPGLDGYSALEPHLSADTQRALNPAKQWGLFILLILFIATPLSRYFFSVVTWFVDIFGVDRFLVGNGLGLTQFWSAWM; via the coding sequence GTGAACGTTCCCGTAGTGGCCGGGTCGGTGCGGCCGAGCCCCATCTTTCTGGCCATCGTCGCGATCACCGCGGCCGGTGGCGTGGTGGCATGGCAGGCCGCCGACAGCATCGAGCCGTTGGCCTACGTCGGCGTCTTCGTATTGGTCATCGCCGGCTGGGTGGTGTCGCTCTGCCTACACGAGTTTGCCCACGCCTTCACCGCGTGGCGCTTCGGCGACCACGGCGTCGCGATGCGCGGATACCTGACGCTCAACCCGATGAAGTACACGCATCCGGTGCTCTCGCTTCTGCTGCCGATCATCTTCATCGCGCTCGGCGGCATCGGCGTCCCGGGCGGGGCGGTGTACGTGCGAACCGACTTCATGACCAAGTGGCAGAAGACAATCGTCAGCCTCGCGGGTCCGTTCACCAACATCGTGTTCGCCGTGATCCTGCTCGCGGCGACGGCGCTGTTCTACGACCCCGATCACATGGTGTTCTGGGCAGGCATGGCGTTCTCCGGCTTCCTTCAGGTCACAGCCGTCGTGCTGAACCTGTTGCCGGTGCCCGGCCTTGACGGCTACAGCGCACTGGAACCGCATCTGAGCGCCGACACCCAGCGGGCGCTCAACCCCGCCAAGCAGTGGGGCCTGTTCATCCTGCTGATCCTGTTCATCGCGACACCGTTGAGCCGGTACTTCTTCTCGGTTGTGACCTGGTTCGTCGACATCTTCGGTGTCGACAGGTTCCTCGTCGGCAACGGTCTGGGCCTCACCCAGTTCTGGTCGGCCTGGATGTAG